CCTAGTTTTTTAACCGTTTTGGGGAAATTGTTTGTTTTCTAGGGAAATCGTAAGTATAATCGAGAATGAGTATATTAAATTAGCTTTTCTGAATAACGCGGAAAGTCTTTTTTGTATGAAATGACCGTATTCAAGTTACGGTATGAATTTTACCGTAGCCGCAATTAATTTAAAGGAAATATTGAAGAGGTGCAGATATGAAACAAAGTATGACGTTGATCCCTACATTGAGGGAAGTGCCTGCAGATGCTGAAATCAAAAGTCATCAGCTGCTATTACGTGCAGGATTTATGAGACAAAACTCCAGCGGGGTTTATAGTTTTATGCCGCTTGGAAAGAAGGTGCTTCAAAAGGTTGAGGCTATCGTTCGGGAAGAGATGGAAAATGCTGGAGCAGTAGAACTATTGATGCCGGCTTTACAACAAGCCGAATTCTGGCAGGAATCTGGACGCTGGTATACTTATGGTCCAGAGTTGATGCGGCTTAAGGATCGTAACAACCGTGAATTTGCGCTTGGTGCCACACATGAAGAAGTGATAACCAGCTTAGTTCGTGATGAGGTGAAATCATATAAGCGTCTTCCATTAACGGTTTACCAGATCCAAACCAAATTCCGTGATGAAAAAAGACCGCGTTTCGGATTGTTGCGTGGACGTGAGTTCATCATGAAGGATGCTTATTCTTTCCATGCTAATCAAGAAAGCCTGGATGCTGTTTATAAAAATTTATATGCGGCATATTCGAATATATTCAGCCGTTGTGGGTTGAACTTCCGTGCCGTCATTGCCGATTCGGGGGCAATGGGTGGTAAGGATACACATGAATTCATGGTCCTGTCTGAAATAGGGGAGGATACCATCGCTTATTCGGATAGTTCCGATTATGCAGCTAATATTGAAATGGCACCTGTGAGTGTAAAATATGAAAAAAGCTCCGAAGAACAAATTGCACTTGAAAAAATCCATACACCAGGTCAAAAAACGATTGAAGAAGTTGCTTCATTCTTGAATACTAGTGCAGAGAAACTAATTAAATCGTTATTGTTTAAAGTGGATGAAAAGTATGTGCTTGTTTTGGTACGAGGAGATCATGAAGTCAATGATATCAAGCTGAAGAATTTCTATAACGCTTCAATCGTTGAATTGGTCGATCCAAATGAGACGAAAGAAGTCTTAGGATGTACAATTGGATCTCTTGGACCAATCAATGTCACTTCTGAAGTTGAAGTGATTGCGGATGTTGCCGTCGAGGCCATGGTTAATGGAATTTGTGGTGCAAATGAGGAAGACCACCATTATGTGAACGTAAATCCCGCTCGTGATTTTAACGTGGCCAATTATATAGATCTTCGTTTCATCCAAGAGGGTGACCCATCACCGGACGGAAACGGAATAATTAAATTTGCCAAAGGGATTGAGGTAGGCCACGTATTCAAACTGGGAACTAAATATTCCGAAGCTATGAATGCGACATTCCTGGATGAGAATGGACGGACGCAGCCTATGATCATGGGCTGTTATGGCATTGGTGTTTCCCGTACACTTGCCGCTGTTGCTGAACAATTCAATGATGAAAAAGGATTGGTCTGGCCAACGAATTTGGCGCCATACCAAGTCCATTTGATTCCAATCAATATGAAGGATGAGGCTCAGGCTGCCCTTGCAGAAGATTTATATAATGATCTAAAGGCACAAGGCATGGAAGTTCTTATGGATGATCGTCAAGAACGTGCGGGCGTGAAATTCGCAGACTCTGACTTGATCGGTCTTCCTGTCAGGGTGACTGTTGGTAAAAAGGCATCCGACGGAATCGTCGAAGTGAAAATTCGTAAAACGGGTGAGGTTCTTGAAATTGAAAGATCTGAACTGACTCAAAAGCTTCACGAAATAATGGCATAATTTAAAATAGCGGAATTAGGCATCATTCACTTGGATGATGCCTTTCCTTTTCATGGATTTGGATACTAGTGAAACATTCATGATATGTTATAATAGCCTCTGGTATCAAAAGAAAATGATAGTGAAAAATAAGAGATATTAGATAGGGGAGAGAGGGAATGGATCAAAATCCAAATAGCGGTAGAGAGAGATTTCAACTCTTGCTCCAGCAAATGGACTTGACTGAGGATGCCTTTGTGAATTATTTCATAGGTGCCGAAATTGATAAGCTCTCAATCGAGAGGGAGTCCAAAACATGGCATTTTGCTTTTAATATACCTGCATTAATTCCTTGCAGTGTTCATACAAGACTTGCTACTCATCTAGCAAGTACGTTTTCCCATATTGCGAAGGTCACATTCAACTTGAACGTAGCTAATCCGCAAGTGACGGAACAATTGGTAAAAGAGTATTGGAAAAACTGCATCGGCGAGCTTGAAGGCATGTCTCCGGCACTGTTATCACTTCTAAATGAACAAGTGCCAACGGTGAATGGATATAAGGTTATCGTTAGCGCCCGAAATGATACGGAGGCTGGTCAGTTGAAACGAAAATACTCCGGCATCATTTCGAATATCTACCAAACATTCGGTTTTCCTCCGTTGACACTTGAAGCGGAAGTGAAGGAAACGGTTTCGAATCCTGATTACCAGAAGTTTTTAGAAGAGAAACAAAAGGAAGACGCAGAAAAGGGACTTGCTGCCCTAGTGGAAATGCAGAAAAAAGAATCGGAAAAAGGCGGCGACGATGCCGTCTACGACGGACCGGTTAAAATTGGCTATACGATTAAAGAAGATGCGGATTTCCGCAGAATTGAACAAATTATTGATGAAGAGCGCAGGATTGCTATCGAAGGCTTCGTATTTGATGCAGAAGTGCGTGAGTTACGCAGCGGACGAAGCCTGTTGACTTTTAAAGTCACTGATTATACGAGCTCGATATTGGTCAAAATGTTTTCGCGTGATAAAGAAGATGCTGCCATACTTGCCCGAGTGAAAAAAGGGATGTGGGTACGTGCCCAAGGCAGCATCCAAAATGATACATTCGTACGTGACCTTGTAATGATCGCAAATGATATAAATGAAATTTCTAAACAAGGACGGCAGGATAAGGCTCCAGAAGGGGAAAAGCGTGTAGAACTGCATATGCATACCCCAATGAGCCAGATGGATGCAGTGACACCTACTTCTGCACTTGTTGCCCAGGCTGCAAAGTGGGGGCATAAGGCCGTGGCCATTACAGATCATGCGGGAGCACAATCATTCCCTGAAGCTTATAGTGCCGGGAAAAAGAATGGTATCAAAATCCTTTATGGTGTCGAAGTGAATCTTGTAGATGATGGTGTACCCATTGTTTATAATGAGGCTCATATCGCTTTGGCAGATGCCACCTATGTTGTATTTGACGTAGAGACGACAGGCCTGTCAGCCGTTTATGATACGATCATTGAATTTGCTGCAGTGAAAATTCGTGACGGTGACATCATTGATCGATTCGAGTCATTTGCGAATCCGCATCACCCACTATCCAATACGACGATAGAATTGACTGGAATCACTGATGATCTTGTAGAAAATGCTCCGGAAGTCTCGGAAGTACTAGAAAAGTTCAAGGAATGGGCGGGCGATGCGATTCTGGTTGCCCACAACGCAGCCTTCGATATGGGGTTTTTGAATATAGGCTATAAAAACCTTGGTTATCCTAAAGCTTCCAATCCTGTTCTTGATACATTGGAACTTGCCCGTTTCTTATACCCGGAGTTTAAAAATCACCGGTTAAATACATTATGTAAAAAGTTCGATATTGATTTGACCCAGCATCATAGGGCCATTTATGACGCCGAAGCTACAGGTTACCTTATGCTGAAGATGCTAAAGGATGCAATGGAAAAGGAGATTACCCATCATGATCAACTTAATGACAATATGGGTAAAGGAAATGCTTATCAGCGTTCCCGGCCGTCCCATTGTACGCTGATCGCGCAAACACAGGCTGGCTTAAAAAACCTTTTCAAATTAGTTTCAATATCACACATCGATTATTTCTATCGTGTGCCCCGACTACCACGCTCACAACTTAAAAAGTATCGTGAAGGAATCTTGGTCGGATCGGGATGTGATAAAGGGGAAGTTTTTGAAGGGATGATGCAGAAGGGTTTTGAGGAAGTCGTCGATATCGCCGAATTCTACGATTATCTTGAAATCCATCCGAAGGAAGTGTATCAGCATTTGATTGAGCTTGAATATGTACGGGATGATAAATCATTAGAAACGATCATCTCCAATATCGTCAAGCTTGGTGAAAAATTGGATAAGCCAGTCGTAGCCACGGGAAATGTGCATTATTTGGATCCGAATGATAAAATTTACCGTAAAATCCTTGTGAATTCACAAGGTGGCGCAAATCCGCTGAATCGTCATAAGCTTCCTGACGTACATTTTCGGACAACAGATGAAATGCTACGGGAATTCTCCTTCCTCGGTACTGAGAAAGCCAAAGAGGTCGTGGTAACCAACACGAATAAAATCGCTGATATGATTGAGGAAATCAAGCCAATCAAGGATGAGTTATACACACCTAAAATTGAAGGTGCAGAAGAAGAGATGCGTGAAATGAGTTATGGCATGGCAAGGAAGATTTATGGAGAGAACCTGCCGGAAATCGTGGAAGCCCGTCTTGAGAAAGAATTGAAAAGCATCATTGGCCACGGTTTTGCCGTAATTTATTTAATTTCTCACAAACTTGTTAAAAAATCCTTGAATGATGGTTATCTAGTCGGCTCAAGGGGATCGGTTGGATCATCTTTCGTAGCCACCATGACTGAAATTACAGAGGTGAATCCGCTTCCGCCGCATTATGTATGTCCGGAGTGCAAGAAATCCGAATTCTTCAATGACGGTTCTGTAGGTTCCGGGTTTGACCTGCCAGATAAAGACTGTCCCGATTGTGGCATTGCTTATACAAAAGACGGGCATGATATCCCGTTTGAAACTTTCCTTGGATTTAAAGGGGATAAGGTTCCGGATATTGACTTGAACTTCTCTGGTGAATATCAGCCGAAGGCCCATAACTATACGAAGGTCTTATTCGGTGAAGAATATGTATATCGTGCCGGAACGATTGGTACGGTCGCTGAAAAAACGGCTTATGGATATGTAAAAGGGTATTCCTCTGATAATAACATCCATATGCGTGGAGCCGAGACTGATCGCCTTGTTGCCGGTTGTACTGGTGTGAAAAGGACGACTGGACAGCACCCGGGCGGAATTATCGTTGTTCCGGATTATATGGATATCTATGATTTCACACCAATTCAGTTCCCTGCGGATGACAGGAATTCTGAGTGGAAAACAACTCACTTTGATTTCCATTCCATTCACGATAATATTTTGAAACTTGATATACTTGGTCACGATGATCCGACTGTAATCCGGATGCTTCAAGATTTAAGTGGCATCGATCCAAAGACCGTTCCCACCGATGATCCAGAAGTAATGAAAATATTCAGCAGTACTGAATCTTTAGGAGTTACCGAAGAACAGATCATGTGTAAAACGGGTACGCTTGGCATTCCGGAATTTGGTACGCGTTTTGTCCGGCAGATGCTTGAAGATACGAAACCAACGACATTTTCCGAGCTTGTTCAGATTTCAGGGCTTTCCCACGGTACGGATGTATGGCTGAGCAATGCACAGGAACTGATCCACAACCGCATATGTACACTAAGTGAGGTTATAGGGTGCCGGGATGATATTATGGTCTATCTGATATACCAAGGTCTAGATCCTTCCCTAGCGTTTAAAATCATGGAATCTGTACGTAAAGGGAAAGGGCTCTCGGAGGAATTCGAAGAGGAAATGAGGAAAAATGAGGTGCCGGAATGGTATATCGATTCATGTAAGAAGATTAAATACATGTTCCCGAAAGCCCATGCTGCAGCTTATGTCTTAATGGCTGTCCGGATTGCCTATTTTAAAGTGCATCTGCCTTTATTGTATTATGCAGCCTATTTCACAGTACGTGCAGATGATTTTGAAATCGACGCCATGACACGGGGATCGCAAGCGATCAAATCAAAAATGGAAGAAATCATGGTAAAGGGATTGGATGCATCCACAAAGGAAAAGAATACATTGACGGTCCTTGAACTTGCTTTGGAAATGTGTGAACGCGGATTTTCATTCGCTAAAGTGGACTTGTACAAATCCAGTGCAGATCAATTCTTAATTGAAGGAAATACTTTGATACCGCCTTTCAATTCGATACCTGGTCTTGGAACGAATGCGGCGATCAATATCGTCAACGCGCGGGAAAATGGTGAATTCCTTTCAAAAGAAGACCTTCAACAACGGGGGAAGGTTTCGAAGACCATTCTTGAATACCTTGATAAACAAGGCTGTCTGGAGTCATTGCCTGAACAAAATCAGTTATCTTTATTTTAAAGAGGAAACTGATTCCAAAAAGGAAGAAACAGACATGATATTTGCATAAATATCTTGATTATGGTATATTTTTATTGGAAATACTAAGAGGAACCAATGGCAAGAGTGGGGAAACCCACTCTTTCGTGTTGTATTGACCATTTAATTTTGAATCCGAAACCAAGCGCATACAACGCACGTATGGAGGAAACAAATGAGTAAAAAGGTAACGGAAGTCGTAGAGGAATTAGCATTACCAATTCTTGAAGAATTGCAGCTTGAATTAGTCGAAGTGGAGTATGTGAAGGAAGGTAAAAGCTGGTTCCTTCGAGTGTACATTGATAAAGAAACAGGCGTAGATATTGATGATTGCGGAAATGTGAGTGAAAAACTCAGTGAAAAGCTTGATGAGGTTGATCCGATTCCACAAAATTATTTTCTCGAAGTTTCATCACCCGGAGCTGAAAGGCCTCTGAAAAAAGAGAAGGATTTCCTTAATGCTATCGGTAAAAATGTTTACATAAAAACATACGAGCCCATTTTAGATGAAAAAGAATTCGAAGGAATCTTAACCAGTTTCGATGGTGCAGAAGTGACACTCGAAGTCAGAATCAAGACAAGAAAGAAAACGATCGTCATACCATTCGAAAAGGTAGCCAAAGCGAGATTGGCGATTACCTTCTCTTAAGTCAAGCAAATCATTAATTTAAATATCCGTAAGGGGGATCACCATGGGCAATGAGTTATTGGATGCTCTCTATATTTTAGAAAACGAAAAAGGAATTTCCAGGGAGGTTTTGATCGACGCGATTGAATCTGCCCTTATATCGGCATATCGCCGTAACTTTAACCAAGCACAAAATGTACGTATCGACTTGAATCTTGGTAAAGGAACTATGCGTGTATTTGCCAGAAAAGACGTTGTTGACGAAGTGTTCGATTCACGTCTGGAAATTTCTGTTGAAGAAGCAAGAGCAATTGATCCCAACTATCAGTTAGAGGATATTGTCGAAATGGAAGTAACACCTAAGGATTTCGGCCGTATTGCTGCACAAACAGCAAAACAAGTCGTCACTCAAAGAGTGCGTGAAGCTGAACGGGGCATCATTTATGCCGAATTCATCGATCGTGAAGAGGATATCATGACTGGTATCGTTCAACGCCAGGATTCCCGATTCATTTATGTGAGCCTGGGTAAAATCGAAGCTTTGCTCCCGGTGAATGAGCAAATGCCGAATGAACAGTATAAACCTCATGACCGCATTAAAGTTTTCATCACTAAAGTTGAAAAGACTTCCAAAGGTCCGCAAATTTTTGTATC
The DNA window shown above is from Peribacillus sp. FSL P2-0133 and carries:
- a CDS encoding proline--tRNA ligase, with the protein product MKQSMTLIPTLREVPADAEIKSHQLLLRAGFMRQNSSGVYSFMPLGKKVLQKVEAIVREEMENAGAVELLMPALQQAEFWQESGRWYTYGPELMRLKDRNNREFALGATHEEVITSLVRDEVKSYKRLPLTVYQIQTKFRDEKRPRFGLLRGREFIMKDAYSFHANQESLDAVYKNLYAAYSNIFSRCGLNFRAVIADSGAMGGKDTHEFMVLSEIGEDTIAYSDSSDYAANIEMAPVSVKYEKSSEEQIALEKIHTPGQKTIEEVASFLNTSAEKLIKSLLFKVDEKYVLVLVRGDHEVNDIKLKNFYNASIVELVDPNETKEVLGCTIGSLGPINVTSEVEVIADVAVEAMVNGICGANEEDHHYVNVNPARDFNVANYIDLRFIQEGDPSPDGNGIIKFAKGIEVGHVFKLGTKYSEAMNATFLDENGRTQPMIMGCYGIGVSRTLAAVAEQFNDEKGLVWPTNLAPYQVHLIPINMKDEAQAALAEDLYNDLKAQGMEVLMDDRQERAGVKFADSDLIGLPVRVTVGKKASDGIVEVKIRKTGEVLEIERSELTQKLHEIMA
- a CDS encoding PolC-type DNA polymerase III, coding for MDQNPNSGRERFQLLLQQMDLTEDAFVNYFIGAEIDKLSIERESKTWHFAFNIPALIPCSVHTRLATHLASTFSHIAKVTFNLNVANPQVTEQLVKEYWKNCIGELEGMSPALLSLLNEQVPTVNGYKVIVSARNDTEAGQLKRKYSGIISNIYQTFGFPPLTLEAEVKETVSNPDYQKFLEEKQKEDAEKGLAALVEMQKKESEKGGDDAVYDGPVKIGYTIKEDADFRRIEQIIDEERRIAIEGFVFDAEVRELRSGRSLLTFKVTDYTSSILVKMFSRDKEDAAILARVKKGMWVRAQGSIQNDTFVRDLVMIANDINEISKQGRQDKAPEGEKRVELHMHTPMSQMDAVTPTSALVAQAAKWGHKAVAITDHAGAQSFPEAYSAGKKNGIKILYGVEVNLVDDGVPIVYNEAHIALADATYVVFDVETTGLSAVYDTIIEFAAVKIRDGDIIDRFESFANPHHPLSNTTIELTGITDDLVENAPEVSEVLEKFKEWAGDAILVAHNAAFDMGFLNIGYKNLGYPKASNPVLDTLELARFLYPEFKNHRLNTLCKKFDIDLTQHHRAIYDAEATGYLMLKMLKDAMEKEITHHDQLNDNMGKGNAYQRSRPSHCTLIAQTQAGLKNLFKLVSISHIDYFYRVPRLPRSQLKKYREGILVGSGCDKGEVFEGMMQKGFEEVVDIAEFYDYLEIHPKEVYQHLIELEYVRDDKSLETIISNIVKLGEKLDKPVVATGNVHYLDPNDKIYRKILVNSQGGANPLNRHKLPDVHFRTTDEMLREFSFLGTEKAKEVVVTNTNKIADMIEEIKPIKDELYTPKIEGAEEEMREMSYGMARKIYGENLPEIVEARLEKELKSIIGHGFAVIYLISHKLVKKSLNDGYLVGSRGSVGSSFVATMTEITEVNPLPPHYVCPECKKSEFFNDGSVGSGFDLPDKDCPDCGIAYTKDGHDIPFETFLGFKGDKVPDIDLNFSGEYQPKAHNYTKVLFGEEYVYRAGTIGTVAEKTAYGYVKGYSSDNNIHMRGAETDRLVAGCTGVKRTTGQHPGGIIVVPDYMDIYDFTPIQFPADDRNSEWKTTHFDFHSIHDNILKLDILGHDDPTVIRMLQDLSGIDPKTVPTDDPEVMKIFSSTESLGVTEEQIMCKTGTLGIPEFGTRFVRQMLEDTKPTTFSELVQISGLSHGTDVWLSNAQELIHNRICTLSEVIGCRDDIMVYLIYQGLDPSLAFKIMESVRKGKGLSEEFEEEMRKNEVPEWYIDSCKKIKYMFPKAHAAAYVLMAVRIAYFKVHLPLLYYAAYFTVRADDFEIDAMTRGSQAIKSKMEEIMVKGLDASTKEKNTLTVLELALEMCERGFSFAKVDLYKSSADQFLIEGNTLIPPFNSIPGLGTNAAINIVNARENGEFLSKEDLQQRGKVSKTILEYLDKQGCLESLPEQNQLSLF
- the rimP gene encoding ribosome maturation factor RimP encodes the protein MSKKVTEVVEELALPILEELQLELVEVEYVKEGKSWFLRVYIDKETGVDIDDCGNVSEKLSEKLDEVDPIPQNYFLEVSSPGAERPLKKEKDFLNAIGKNVYIKTYEPILDEKEFEGILTSFDGAEVTLEVRIKTRKKTIVIPFEKVAKARLAITFS
- the nusA gene encoding transcription termination factor NusA, coding for MGNELLDALYILENEKGISREVLIDAIESALISAYRRNFNQAQNVRIDLNLGKGTMRVFARKDVVDEVFDSRLEISVEEARAIDPNYQLEDIVEMEVTPKDFGRIAAQTAKQVVTQRVREAERGIIYAEFIDREEDIMTGIVQRQDSRFIYVSLGKIEALLPVNEQMPNEQYKPHDRIKVFITKVEKTSKGPQIFVSRSHPGLLKRLFEIEVPEIFDGTVEIKSVAREAGDRSKISVHSDNEEVDPVGSCVGQKGQRVQAIVNELKGEKIDIVKWSENPVIFVANALSPSKVLEVIVKEEEKATTVIVPDYQLSLAIGKRGQNARLAAKLTGWKIDIKSETEAREAGIYPVEEQEFLLSRDSYVTEEETDFEEDNE